A genome region from Gouania willdenowi chromosome 9, fGouWil2.1, whole genome shotgun sequence includes the following:
- the dhfr gene encoding dihydrofolate reductase, whose product MSRVLNGIVAVCPDLGIGFNGNLPWHPVRLSNEFAHFRRMTSTPSEEGKKNVVIMGRKTWFSIPEKNRPLSNRINIILSRQCKAPPAGAHYLASDFSAALRLLDTELSEEADQVWVIGGSSLYREMMESPATRRLFVTRILKQFECDTFLPEISEDKYRLLPEFPGVPQELQEENGIQYKFQVYESV is encoded by the exons ATGTCCAGGGTCCTGAACGGAATCGTTGCCGTGTGTCCGGACCTCGGAATCGGATTTAACGGGAACCTTCCGTGGCATCCGGTCAGACTGAG TAACGAGTTCGCCCATTTTCGACGGATGACGTCAACGCCGTCTGAAGAAG GAAAGAAGAACGTGGTGATCATGGGCAGGAAGACGTGGTTCTCCATCCCAGAGAAGAACCGTCCTCTGAGCAACCGGATCAACATCATCCTCAGCAGGCAGTGCAA AGCGCCCCCAGCTGGTGCCCACTACCTGGCGTCAGACTTCAGCGCTGCGTTGCGTCTGCTGGACACGGAGCTGTCGGAGGAGGCGGATCAGGTGTGGGTGATCGGAGGCAGCTCTCTGTACCGG GAGATGATGGAGAGCCCGGCCACTAGGAGGCTGTTTGTCACTCGGATCCTGAAGCAGTTTGAGTGCGACACGTTTCTACCAGAGATCAGCGAGGACAAGTATCGGCTACTGCCAGA GTTTCCAGGTGTTCCTCAGGAGCTGCAGGAGGAAAACGGCATCCAGTACAAGTTCCAGGTGTATGAGAGTGTGTGA
- the gtf2h2 gene encoding general transcription factor IIH subunit 2 isoform X1, translating into MDEEPERAKRWEGGYERTWEVLKEDESGSLRASVEEILYQAKRKRVMETHGQVRLGMMRHLYVVIDCSRSMEDQDLKPNRLSSTLKLMEAFVDEYFYQNPISQVGIITTKNKRAEKLTELAGNPKKHVAALRKAVDTVCAGEPSLYNALSLAVHTLKHMPGHTSREVLIVLSSLTTCDPSNIYELIKTLKSLKVRVSVIGLSAEVRVCTVLTRETGGFYHVILDESHFKELLMLHVKPPPASASSECSLIRMGFPQHCVASLSDQDAKPSFSMSQLDGDSPGLSLSGYFCPQCHAKYTELPVECKVCGLTLVSAPHLARSFHHLFPLQAFTESPVEQHTDRSCQGCQGRLKDRSVFSCPSCFSSFCMDCDLFIHDSLHCCPCCIHGPSVS; encoded by the exons ATGGACGAAGAACCAGAGAGAGCCAAACGCTGGGAGGGAGGCTACGAGAGGACATG GGAGGTTCTGAAGGAGGATGAGTCTGGTTCTCTCAGAGCCTCGGTGGAGGAGATCTTGTACCAGGCTAAGAGGAAGAG GGTTATGGAGACTCATGGACAAGTCCGACTGGGAATG ATGCGTCACCTGTACGTAGTGATCGACTGTTCCCGCAGCATGGAGGATCAGGACCTGAAGCCCAACCGTCTCTCCTCTACCCTGAAG CTGATGGAGGCGTTTGTCGATGAGTACTTCTACCAGAATCCCATCAGTCAG GTGGGAATCATCACTACGAAGAACAAGCGGGCGGAGAAGCTGACCGAGCTGGCCG GAAATCCAAAGAAGCACGTGGCGGCTCTGAGGAAAGCGGTGGACACGGTGTGTGCGGGAGAGCCGTCTCTCTACAATGCTCTGAGCCTGGCCGTACACACACTGAA ACACATGCCGGGACACACGAGCCGGGAGGTCCTCATCGTCCTCAGCAGCCTGACCACGTGTGACCCCAGCAACATCTACGAGCTCATCAAG ACCCTAAAGTCCCTGAAGGTGCGCGTGTCAGTGATCGGGCTGTCGGCGGAGGTTCGGGTCTGCACGGTTCTGACCAGAGAGACGGGCGGCTTCTACCACGTCATCCTGGACGAGAGCCACTTCAAAGAGCTGCTGATGCTCCACGTCAAGCCGCCGCCAGCCAGCGCCTCCTCTGAGTGCTCGCTCATACGCATGG GGTTTCCTCAGCACTGCGTCGCCTCTCTGTCCGACCAGGACGCCAAGCCCTCCTTCAGCATGTC TCAGCTGGACGGTGACAGTCCCGGCCTGTCTCTGAGCGGTTACTTCTGTCCTCAGTGTCATGCCAAGTACACGGAGCTGCCTGTGGAGTGTAAAGTCTGCG GTTTGACGCTGGTGTCGGCGCCCCACCTCGCCCGCTCCTTCCACCACCTGTTTCCCCTGCAGGCGTTCACAGAGAGTCCCGTAGAACAGCACACAGACAG GTCCTGTCAGGGATGTCAAGGTCGACTGAAGGACAGGAGT GTCTTCTCCTGTCCGTCCTGTTTCAGTTCTTTCTGTATGGATTGTGATCTTTTCATCCACGACTCACTGCACTGCTGTCCGTGCTGCATTCACGGACCCTCGGTCTCCTGA
- the gtf2h2 gene encoding general transcription factor IIH subunit 2 isoform X2, with the protein MRHLYVVIDCSRSMEDQDLKPNRLSSTLKLMEAFVDEYFYQNPISQVGIITTKNKRAEKLTELAGNPKKHVAALRKAVDTVCAGEPSLYNALSLAVHTLKHMPGHTSREVLIVLSSLTTCDPSNIYELIKTLKSLKVRVSVIGLSAEVRVCTVLTRETGGFYHVILDESHFKELLMLHVKPPPASASSECSLIRMGFPQHCVASLSDQDAKPSFSMSQLDGDSPGLSLSGYFCPQCHAKYTELPVECKVCGLTLVSAPHLARSFHHLFPLQAFTESPVEQHTDRSCQGCQGRLKDRSVFSCPSCFSSFCMDCDLFIHDSLHCCPCCIHGPSVS; encoded by the exons ATGCGTCACCTGTACGTAGTGATCGACTGTTCCCGCAGCATGGAGGATCAGGACCTGAAGCCCAACCGTCTCTCCTCTACCCTGAAG CTGATGGAGGCGTTTGTCGATGAGTACTTCTACCAGAATCCCATCAGTCAG GTGGGAATCATCACTACGAAGAACAAGCGGGCGGAGAAGCTGACCGAGCTGGCCG GAAATCCAAAGAAGCACGTGGCGGCTCTGAGGAAAGCGGTGGACACGGTGTGTGCGGGAGAGCCGTCTCTCTACAATGCTCTGAGCCTGGCCGTACACACACTGAA ACACATGCCGGGACACACGAGCCGGGAGGTCCTCATCGTCCTCAGCAGCCTGACCACGTGTGACCCCAGCAACATCTACGAGCTCATCAAG ACCCTAAAGTCCCTGAAGGTGCGCGTGTCAGTGATCGGGCTGTCGGCGGAGGTTCGGGTCTGCACGGTTCTGACCAGAGAGACGGGCGGCTTCTACCACGTCATCCTGGACGAGAGCCACTTCAAAGAGCTGCTGATGCTCCACGTCAAGCCGCCGCCAGCCAGCGCCTCCTCTGAGTGCTCGCTCATACGCATGG GGTTTCCTCAGCACTGCGTCGCCTCTCTGTCCGACCAGGACGCCAAGCCCTCCTTCAGCATGTC TCAGCTGGACGGTGACAGTCCCGGCCTGTCTCTGAGCGGTTACTTCTGTCCTCAGTGTCATGCCAAGTACACGGAGCTGCCTGTGGAGTGTAAAGTCTGCG GTTTGACGCTGGTGTCGGCGCCCCACCTCGCCCGCTCCTTCCACCACCTGTTTCCCCTGCAGGCGTTCACAGAGAGTCCCGTAGAACAGCACACAGACAG GTCCTGTCAGGGATGTCAAGGTCGACTGAAGGACAGGAGT GTCTTCTCCTGTCCGTCCTGTTTCAGTTCTTTCTGTATGGATTGTGATCTTTTCATCCACGACTCACTGCACTGCTGTCCGTGCTGCATTCACGGACCCTCGGTCTCCTGA